In Pasteurella multocida subsp. multocida OH4807, a genomic segment contains:
- a CDS encoding TnaB (COG0814 Amino acid permeases) — MKKTPSIFGGACIIASVCVGAGMLGLPSSGAGAWTIWSILTVCFTMLTMTISGWLLLEAYKHYDLRASFNTVTKDMLGNSVNVINNVSARNYLHKLAFLFT, encoded by the coding sequence ATGAAAAAGACGCCTTCAATTTTCGGTGGTGCCTGTATTATTGCCAGTGTGTGTGTCGGTGCAGGAATGCTAGGCTTACCAAGCTCTGGTGCGGGTGCATGGACAATTTGGTCCATTCTTACAGTCTGCTTTACGATGTTAACAATGACTATTTCGGGTTGGTTATTGTTAGAAGCGTACAAACATTATGATCTGCGTGCTTCATTTAATACCGTAACAAAAGATATGCTCGGTAATTCAGTGAATGTGATTAATAATGTAAGCGCGCGAAACTATTTGCATAAACTAGCATTTTTATTTACATAA
- the tnaA gene encoding tryptophanase/L-cysteine desulfhydrase, PLP-dependent (COG3033 Tryptophanase), with protein sequence MENFKHLPEPFRIRVIEPVKRTTRAYRDEAILKAGMNPFLLDSEDVFIDLLTDSGTGAVTQEMQAAMLRGDEAYSGSRSYYALANAVKEIFGYEYTIPTHQGRGAEQIYIPVLIKKREQEKGLDRSKMAVFSNYFFDTTQGHSQINGATVRNVYTKDAFDTSVNADFKGDFDLEKLEQGIKEVGPENVPYIVCTITCNSAGGQPVSLANMRAMYEIAQKYDIPVIMDSARFAENAYFIQQREPGYKEWTIEQITYESYKYADALAMSAKKDAMVPMGGLLCFKDKRMEDVYNECRTLCVVQEGFPTYGGLEGGAMERLAVGLRDGMRQDWLAYRINQIEYLVNGLEEIGVVCQQPGGHAAFVDAGKLLPHIPADQFPAQALACELYKVAGIRAVEIGSFLLGRDPKTGKQLPCPAELLRLTVPRATYTQTHMDFIIEAFKQVKENAENIKGLTFTYEPKVLRHFTARLKEV encoded by the coding sequence ATGGAAAACTTTAAACATTTACCTGAACCATTCCGTATTCGTGTCATTGAGCCTGTGAAAAGAACGACGCGTGCGTATCGTGATGAGGCGATCTTAAAAGCAGGGATGAACCCTTTCTTATTAGATAGTGAAGATGTATTTATTGACTTGCTCACAGACAGTGGAACGGGTGCCGTGACGCAAGAGATGCAAGCGGCTATGTTACGTGGTGATGAGGCATACAGTGGTAGCCGTAGCTACTACGCACTCGCTAATGCAGTAAAAGAGATTTTCGGTTATGAGTATACTATTCCTACTCACCAAGGTCGTGGTGCAGAACAAATTTATATTCCTGTGCTGATTAAAAAACGTGAGCAAGAAAAAGGCTTAGATCGTAGCAAAATGGCTGTGTTCTCAAACTACTTCTTTGATACGACCCAAGGTCACAGCCAAATCAATGGTGCTACCGTTCGTAACGTTTACACAAAAGATGCATTTGATACCAGTGTGAATGCTGACTTTAAAGGCGATTTTGATTTAGAGAAACTTGAGCAAGGCATTAAAGAAGTGGGACCAGAAAATGTGCCTTATATTGTTTGTACCATTACTTGTAACTCAGCAGGTGGTCAACCCGTGTCACTTGCTAATATGCGTGCAATGTATGAAATCGCACAAAAATATGATATTCCTGTAATTATGGATTCTGCACGTTTTGCAGAAAATGCGTATTTCATTCAGCAACGTGAGCCAGGCTACAAAGAGTGGACTATCGAACAAATCACCTATGAAAGCTATAAATACGCAGATGCATTAGCCATGTCAGCGAAAAAAGATGCCATGGTACCAATGGGCGGTTTATTGTGTTTCAAAGATAAACGTATGGAAGATGTGTATAACGAATGTCGTACACTTTGCGTGGTGCAAGAAGGTTTCCCAACCTACGGTGGTTTAGAGGGTGGCGCAATGGAACGTTTAGCCGTTGGTTTACGTGATGGTATGCGTCAAGATTGGTTAGCATATCGTATTAATCAAATCGAATACCTCGTCAATGGTTTGGAAGAAATCGGTGTAGTTTGCCAACAGCCAGGTGGTCACGCTGCGTTCGTGGATGCGGGTAAATTATTGCCACATATCCCAGCAGATCAATTCCCAGCACAAGCACTTGCTTGTGAGCTTTATAAAGTAGCGGGTATTCGTGCGGTAGAAATTGGTTCATTCTTATTAGGTCGTGATCCAAAAACAGGCAAGCAATTACCTTGCCCAGCCGAGTTGCTACGCTTAACGGTTCCACGTGCAACTTATACCCAAACTCATATGGACTTTATTATTGAAGCATTCAAACAGGTGAAAGAAAATGCGGAAAATATTAAAGGATTAACCTTTACTTATGAGCCGAAAGTCTTACGTCACTTCACGGCACGCTTAAAAGAAGTATAA
- a CDS encoding oxaloacetate decarboxylase subunit gamma (COG3630 Na+-transporting methylmalonyl-CoA/oxaloacetate decarboxylase, gamma subunit) translates to MTNAELLQEGLNLMFAGVGFVMLFLFILIYAIEFMSKLVNRFFPEPVSTPITKTTQSDPHDLAHLRPVIVAAIAHHRRQQGLK, encoded by the coding sequence ATGACAAATGCAGAACTGCTGCAAGAAGGCTTAAACTTGATGTTTGCTGGCGTCGGATTTGTAATGCTATTTCTCTTTATCCTCATTTATGCCATTGAATTTATGTCCAAGCTGGTCAATCGTTTTTTCCCTGAACCTGTTTCCACACCGATTACAAAAACAACACAATCTGATCCGCATGATTTAGCACATTTACGCCCTGTTATCGTCGCCGCGATTGCACACCATCGTCGCCAACAAGGGCTCAAATAA
- a CDS encoding oxaloacetate decarboxylase (COG5016 Pyruvate/oxaloacetate carboxyltransferase): MTTQNKKIAITDVVLRDAHQSLFATRMRLDDMLPIAHELDQIGYWSLEAWGGATFDACIRFLGEDPWVRLRELKQAMPNTPLQMLLRGQNLLGYRHYADDVVDRFVERSVKNGMSVFRVFDAMNDPRNMKQALQAVKRNGGHAQGTLSYTTSPVHNLETWLNITEQLLEIGVDSVVIKDMSGILTPVEAYKLVSEIKQRYDVQLHLHCHATTGMAEMALLKAVEAGIDGIDTSISSMSGTYGHPSTEALVATLQGTQYDTGLDINKLEHIAAYFREVRKKYAKFEGQLKGSDSRILVAQVPGGMLTNLESQLKQQNASDKLDEVLKEIPRVREDLGFIPLVTPTSQIVGTQSVINVLMGERYKTIAKETAGILKGEYGRTPAPVNAELQARVLEGGQPITDRPADHIAPEMDKLAAEIKQQAKEKGIKLAENEIDDVLIVALFPQVGWKFLENRGNPEAFEPAPTTQPAKSAEKPTAPAPKAASTGPAVYTVELDGKSFVVKVTDGGEVGDIVPAAQPTVSPVATPQAAPAATGTPVTAPMSGNIWKVVAKEGQKVAEGEVLLILEAMKMETEIRAAQSGTVQTISVKAGDTVAVGDTLMTLS, translated from the coding sequence ATGACTACTCAAAACAAAAAAATTGCTATTACTGATGTTGTGCTACGTGATGCGCATCAATCGCTTTTCGCTACACGTATGCGTCTTGATGATATGTTACCGATCGCACATGAACTTGACCAAATCGGTTATTGGTCACTTGAAGCATGGGGCGGCGCCACTTTTGATGCTTGTATTCGTTTTTTAGGTGAAGACCCTTGGGTGCGCTTACGTGAACTGAAACAAGCGATGCCAAATACTCCGTTACAAATGTTATTACGTGGTCAGAACTTACTAGGCTATCGCCACTACGCCGATGATGTGGTGGATCGCTTTGTTGAGCGTTCAGTGAAAAACGGAATGTCAGTGTTCCGCGTCTTCGATGCGATGAACGACCCACGCAATATGAAACAAGCACTCCAAGCCGTTAAACGTAACGGTGGACATGCACAAGGGACCTTAAGTTACACAACTAGCCCTGTACATAACTTAGAAACTTGGTTAAACATTACCGAACAACTCCTTGAAATTGGCGTAGACTCCGTTGTGATTAAAGATATGTCAGGAATTTTAACCCCAGTAGAAGCCTACAAATTAGTTAGCGAAATCAAACAACGTTATGACGTCCAACTTCACTTGCATTGCCACGCCACAACAGGCATGGCAGAAATGGCGCTCTTAAAAGCTGTCGAAGCGGGTATTGATGGTATTGATACGTCTATTTCATCAATGAGTGGCACTTATGGTCACCCATCAACCGAGGCATTAGTCGCCACTTTACAGGGCACGCAATACGATACGGGCTTAGATATCAATAAACTCGAACATATCGCTGCTTATTTCCGCGAAGTACGCAAAAAATACGCTAAATTTGAAGGACAACTTAAAGGTTCGGATAGCCGTATTCTTGTCGCACAAGTCCCAGGCGGTATGCTCACCAACTTAGAAAGTCAATTAAAACAACAAAATGCGTCAGATAAATTAGATGAAGTCTTAAAAGAGATTCCGCGCGTCCGCGAAGATTTAGGTTTCATTCCCTTGGTCACACCGACCTCACAAATTGTGGGTACCCAATCTGTTATTAACGTTTTAATGGGCGAACGCTATAAAACAATTGCAAAAGAAACGGCTGGGATTTTAAAAGGTGAATATGGTCGTACACCAGCCCCTGTAAATGCGGAATTACAAGCTCGCGTGCTTGAAGGTGGACAACCGATCACTGATCGTCCAGCAGATCATATTGCACCAGAAATGGACAAACTCGCCGCAGAAATCAAACAACAGGCCAAAGAAAAAGGCATTAAACTGGCTGAAAATGAAATCGATGATGTACTCATTGTCGCCCTCTTTCCTCAAGTCGGCTGGAAATTCCTCGAAAACCGTGGCAACCCAGAGGCCTTTGAGCCAGCGCCAACCACTCAACCAGCCAAATCAGCTGAAAAACCAACCGCACCAGCACCGAAAGCAGCAAGTACAGGACCTGCTGTCTATACAGTAGAATTGGATGGCAAATCATTTGTTGTGAAAGTCACTGATGGCGGTGAAGTGGGGGATATAGTTCCTGCTGCTCAACCTACTGTGTCTCCAGTAGCGACACCTCAAGCGGCACCAGCCGCAACAGGCACCCCAGTAACCGCACCAATGTCTGGTAATATTTGGAAAGTGGTCGCCAAAGAAGGACAAAAAGTGGCGGAAGGAGAGGTATTATTAATTTTAGAAGCCATGAAAATGGAAACCGAAATTCGCGCAGCCCAATCAGGTACGGTACAAACTATTAGTGTAAAAGCGGGTGATACCGTCGCTGTTGGCGATACGCTCATGACATTAAGCTAA
- a CDS encoding hypothetical protein (COG1883 Na+-transporting methylmalonyl-CoA/oxaloacetate decarboxylase, beta subunit), with protein MESLLSLLRGMGIMHLDLGQAVMMLISLVLLWLAIARKFEPLLLLPIGFGGLLSNIPEAGLAMSALDNLLHHGSIEQLAIVAAKLNTIADPTSIKATLTNALPSVQNELEIMAGDMGYTAGVLALFYKVAIGYGVAPLIIFMGVGAMTDFGPLLANPRTLLLGAAAQFGIFATIIGALLLNWTGVISFTLPQAAAIGIIGGADGPTAIYLASKLAPELLGAIAVAAYSYMALVPLIQPPIMKALTTKEERKIRMVQLRNVSNREKILFPIVLVTLVALLLPDAAPLLGMFCFGNLLRVSGVVERLNDTAQNALINIVTIFLGLSVGSKLVADKFLQPQTLGILLLGVIAFGIGTASGVLMAKFMNKICKHPINPLIGAAGVSAVPMAARVANKIGLEEDHQNFLLMHAMGPNVAGVIGSAIAAGVMLKYVSALM; from the coding sequence ATGGAAAGTCTTCTTTCATTATTACGTGGTATGGGTATTATGCACCTTGATTTAGGTCAAGCTGTCATGATGCTGATAAGCTTAGTGTTGCTCTGGCTTGCTATTGCACGCAAATTTGAGCCATTGCTTTTGTTACCTATTGGTTTCGGTGGACTCTTATCCAATATCCCCGAGGCTGGGCTTGCAATGAGTGCATTAGACAACCTTTTGCACCACGGTAGTATAGAGCAATTAGCAATCGTTGCCGCGAAATTAAATACTATAGCAGATCCCACATCAATTAAAGCCACACTCACCAACGCACTACCGTCTGTGCAAAATGAGTTAGAAATCATGGCGGGAGATATGGGTTATACAGCGGGCGTGCTAGCCTTATTCTATAAAGTGGCGATTGGTTATGGTGTAGCACCATTAATCATCTTCATGGGTGTCGGAGCAATGACGGACTTTGGTCCATTGTTAGCTAATCCGCGTACTCTCTTATTAGGCGCAGCCGCACAGTTCGGTATTTTCGCCACCATTATCGGTGCTTTATTACTAAACTGGACAGGTGTGATTAGCTTTACACTACCACAAGCAGCAGCAATTGGGATTATTGGTGGGGCTGACGGTCCAACTGCGATTTATTTAGCCAGTAAATTAGCCCCTGAATTACTAGGTGCGATCGCTGTAGCAGCATATTCTTATATGGCATTGGTACCATTGATTCAACCACCAATCATGAAAGCCTTGACCACTAAAGAAGAACGCAAAATCCGCATGGTGCAATTACGTAACGTGAGCAATCGTGAGAAGATCCTCTTCCCAATTGTGTTAGTCACACTCGTTGCTTTACTCTTGCCTGATGCAGCACCACTCTTAGGTATGTTCTGCTTTGGTAACTTGTTGCGTGTCAGTGGTGTAGTGGAACGTTTAAATGATACGGCACAGAATGCTTTGATTAATATTGTTACCATCTTCTTAGGTTTATCCGTGGGTTCAAAACTCGTCGCAGATAAGTTCCTTCAACCGCAGACACTGGGCATTTTATTACTAGGCGTCATCGCATTTGGTATCGGTACGGCAAGTGGCGTATTAATGGCGAAGTTTATGAACAAAATTTGTAAGCACCCAATTAATCCCTTAATTGGTGCTGCTGGCGTCTCAGCGGTTCCAATGGCAGCACGTGTTGCCAACAAAATTGGCTTAGAAGAAGATCACCAAAATTTCTTATTGATGCATGCCATGGGTCCAAACGTTGCAGGCGTGATTGGTTCCGCTATTGCAGCTGGCGTAATGTTAAAATATGTGTCCGCACTCATGTAA
- a CDS encoding diaminopimelate decarboxylase (COG0019 Diaminopimelate decarboxylase), translating into MDYFQYQQQQLMAEQVAVQDIAQQFGTPLYIYSRATLTRHWQAFDQALGDHPHLICFAVKSNPNIAILNVMAQLGAGFDIVSQGELERVLAAGGDASKVVFSGVAKTKAEIYRALEVGIRCFNVESVAELQRINQVAGEMGKMAPISLRVNPDVDAHTHPYISTGLKENKFGISVDEAREVYRLASRLPHIHVIGMDCHIGSQLTELQPFLDATDRLIVLMQQLEQDGIVLKHLDLGGGLGVTYTDETPPHPTDYAAALLAKLKSFRDLEIILEPGRAITANAGILVTKVEYLKSNECRHFAIVDAGMNDMIRPALYQAYMEIIEVDRRLGRETCVYDVVGPICETSDFLGKNRNLAIAEGDYLAQRSAGAYGASMSSNYNSRPRTAEVMVDGDQVHVIRRREALDELWALEQLLP; encoded by the coding sequence ATGGATTATTTTCAATATCAACAGCAACAATTGATGGCAGAACAGGTTGCGGTACAAGACATTGCACAGCAATTTGGTACGCCACTTTATATCTACTCGCGAGCGACATTAACGCGTCATTGGCAGGCTTTCGATCAAGCACTGGGTGATCATCCTCATTTAATTTGTTTTGCAGTGAAATCTAATCCGAATATTGCCATTCTCAATGTCATGGCACAGTTAGGAGCAGGGTTTGATATTGTGTCACAAGGCGAATTAGAACGAGTTTTGGCTGCAGGTGGAGACGCCAGTAAGGTGGTGTTCTCTGGCGTGGCAAAAACGAAAGCGGAAATTTATCGTGCTCTTGAAGTGGGGATCCGTTGCTTTAATGTGGAGTCCGTCGCGGAATTGCAGCGTATTAATCAAGTCGCAGGTGAGATGGGTAAAATGGCACCTATTTCATTACGTGTGAATCCTGATGTTGATGCTCACACCCACCCTTATATCTCTACGGGTTTGAAAGAAAACAAATTTGGCATCAGTGTTGATGAGGCGCGTGAAGTTTATCGCTTGGCAAGTCGACTCCCCCATATTCATGTGATAGGAATGGATTGTCATATTGGTTCTCAGCTCACGGAATTACAACCCTTCTTAGATGCAACTGATCGTTTAATCGTGTTAATGCAACAATTAGAACAAGATGGGATTGTGCTTAAACACTTAGATTTAGGGGGCGGATTAGGCGTAACCTATACTGACGAAACACCGCCTCACCCGACAGATTATGCGGCGGCATTATTAGCAAAATTAAAGTCTTTCCGTGATCTTGAGATTATTCTTGAGCCAGGGCGAGCGATTACCGCAAATGCAGGGATTTTGGTCACCAAAGTGGAATACTTAAAAAGTAATGAATGTCGTCATTTTGCGATTGTGGATGCGGGGATGAATGATATGATTCGTCCAGCATTGTATCAAGCCTATATGGAGATTATTGAAGTAGATCGCAGGTTAGGACGTGAAACGTGCGTATATGATGTTGTGGGACCGATTTGTGAAACGTCTGACTTTTTGGGTAAAAATCGTAACTTGGCAATTGCTGAAGGGGATTATCTCGCACAACGCTCTGCGGGTGCCTATGGGGCAAGTATGTCGTCTAATTATAATTCACGCCCACGTACCGCAGAAGTGATGGTGGATGGTGATCAGGTTCATGTGATTCGTCGGCGAGAAGCATTGGATGAATTGTGGGCTTTGGAACAGCTTTTACCTTAA
- the cyaY gene encoding frataxin-like protein (COG1965 Protein implicated in iron transport, frataxin homolog), whose protein sequence is MNVTEFHQNIEHVWTKIEEQLEAQDCDVDCDTQGSVFSITFADRSQIVINKQEPLLELWLASRVGGFHFRFQHNEWVSSDGKAFWRCLEEACAAHGESVYFR, encoded by the coding sequence ATGAACGTAACAGAATTTCATCAAAATATTGAGCACGTTTGGACTAAAATTGAAGAACAATTGGAAGCACAAGATTGCGATGTAGATTGTGATACGCAAGGCTCAGTTTTCAGTATTACCTTTGCTGATCGCAGTCAAATTGTTATCAATAAGCAAGAACCACTATTAGAATTATGGTTGGCTAGTCGTGTAGGTGGTTTCCACTTCCGTTTCCAACATAATGAATGGGTGAGCAGCGATGGTAAAGCGTTTTGGCGTTGTTTAGAAGAAGCATGCGCTGCGCATGGAGAATCAGTGTACTTTCGCTAA
- a CDS encoding phospholipase A (COG2829 Outer membrane phospholipase A), with product MKTNQYALTLVGFITALVGTAAFPQQIDHTRPYQSKTQVLLTKSDQFVGLLGYEENYLLGTYSNGNFQKKDQTRRDEIKFKISLALPLWRGIFGQDSVLAASYTQKSWFQLSNVDDSSPFRESNYEPQLFVAWKTQTTLPFGWTMQDIETGINHQSNGRDDQEKLSRSWNRLYARASATNGNWTIELKPWWRIPEKAKKDDNPDISKYRGYMDMALGYYYQDHQFKIAGHYNPASNKGGLEASYSYPITPNIRFYTQYYTGYGESLVDYQKNIQRIGIGISLNNVF from the coding sequence ATGAAAACAAATCAATACGCGCTTACATTAGTAGGATTCATAACCGCACTTGTCGGCACTGCCGCCTTTCCTCAACAGATAGACCATACACGTCCCTACCAAAGTAAAACTCAAGTCTTATTAACCAAATCAGATCAATTTGTGGGCTTGTTAGGCTATGAAGAAAATTACTTACTCGGCACTTACTCAAACGGAAATTTTCAGAAAAAAGACCAAACACGCCGTGATGAAATTAAATTCAAAATCAGTTTAGCCCTGCCACTTTGGCGCGGTATCTTTGGGCAAGACTCGGTGTTAGCCGCCTCTTATACGCAAAAATCGTGGTTCCAATTAAGTAACGTTGATGATTCTTCGCCTTTCCGCGAATCGAACTATGAGCCGCAACTTTTTGTGGCATGGAAAACACAAACAACATTACCTTTTGGTTGGACAATGCAAGACATTGAAACAGGGATTAACCATCAATCAAATGGACGAGATGATCAAGAAAAGTTATCGCGTAGTTGGAACCGCCTGTACGCTCGTGCATCAGCAACGAATGGAAATTGGACGATTGAACTGAAACCATGGTGGCGCATTCCTGAAAAAGCGAAAAAAGACGACAACCCTGACATCAGCAAATACCGTGGTTATATGGATATGGCACTGGGTTATTACTACCAAGACCACCAATTCAAAATTGCGGGTCACTATAATCCCGCCTCCAATAAAGGTGGCTTAGAAGCAAGTTACAGCTATCCTATCACACCGAATATTCGTTTCTATACGCAATATTATACGGGCTATGGGGAGTCTCTAGTCGATTATCAGAAAAACATTCAGCGGATTGGTATAGGTATTTCACTCAATAATGTCTTCTGA
- a CDS encoding RecQ protein (COG0514 Superfamily II DNA helicase), translated as MSSDAVLQQITTSTVDLDKISLKQTALDVLHATFGYQSFRHGQAEVIHAALQGQDSLVIMATGNGKSLCYQIPALCFSGLTLVISPLISLMKDQVDQLRVHGIEADYLNSSQTLEEQQTVQNKILSGTLKLLYVSPEKVMTSSFFHLISHCHISFIAIDEAHCISQWGHDFRPEYTQLGGLKRCFPRAPLMALTATADHATRQDILLHLDLQQPYVYIGSFDRPNIRYTLVEKYKPMEQLCRFVLGQKGKSGIIYCNSRNKVERVAESLRNKGVSAQAYHAGLEASQREQVQRAFQRDNIQVVVATIAFGMGINKSNVRFVAHFDLPRSIEAYYQETGRAGRDDLPAEAVLFYEPADYAWLHKCLLEKPESAQRQIEELKLQAIGEFAESQTCRRLVLLNYFGEHRQTPCQNCDICLDPPKQYDGLIDAQKVMSTIYRVGQRFGTHYIVGVLRGLSHQKIQDNQHDQLSVYGIGKEKSKEHWQAVIRQLIHLGLVKQVFDHFNTTLQLTENAKPFLRGEQPLQLAMPRFSSLQALVTPQKHALNAYDKDLFARLRFLRKQIADKKNIPSYIVFNDATLQEMAKYQPTTNAEMLEINGVGTIKLERFAQPFIALIREHKRTIANHTTPFKLE; from the coding sequence ATGTCTTCTGATGCCGTACTACAGCAAATTACAACAAGTACGGTCGACCTTGATAAAATCTCGTTAAAACAGACCGCACTTGATGTGTTGCATGCTACATTTGGTTACCAAAGCTTCCGTCATGGACAAGCCGAAGTAATCCACGCGGCTTTACAAGGTCAAGATAGCCTTGTCATTATGGCAACGGGCAATGGAAAATCACTCTGTTATCAAATCCCTGCATTATGTTTTTCGGGGTTAACCTTAGTGATTTCTCCTTTGATATCCTTGATGAAAGACCAAGTCGACCAATTGCGAGTACATGGCATTGAAGCTGATTATCTAAATTCAAGCCAAACCCTTGAAGAGCAACAAACAGTACAAAATAAAATCCTGTCTGGTACATTAAAATTGCTCTATGTCTCGCCTGAAAAAGTGATGACAAGCAGCTTTTTCCATTTAATTTCTCATTGCCATATTAGCTTTATCGCAATTGATGAAGCCCATTGTATTTCGCAATGGGGGCATGACTTTCGCCCAGAATACACGCAATTAGGCGGCTTAAAGCGCTGTTTTCCTCGCGCACCTCTCATGGCATTAACCGCCACCGCGGATCATGCCACTCGACAAGACATCCTTTTGCACCTTGATTTGCAACAACCTTATGTCTACATTGGAAGTTTCGACCGTCCTAATATTCGCTATACTCTCGTCGAAAAATATAAACCGATGGAACAACTATGTCGTTTTGTTCTTGGGCAAAAAGGAAAAAGTGGCATTATTTATTGCAACAGCCGTAATAAAGTCGAACGTGTCGCAGAAAGTTTACGCAATAAAGGGGTCTCCGCCCAAGCCTATCACGCTGGGCTAGAAGCCAGTCAGCGTGAACAAGTCCAACGCGCATTTCAACGCGACAATATACAAGTCGTCGTCGCGACTATTGCCTTTGGTATGGGCATTAATAAATCTAATGTGCGTTTTGTCGCACATTTTGATTTGCCACGCAGTATCGAAGCCTATTACCAAGAAACAGGACGTGCAGGGCGCGATGATTTACCTGCCGAAGCTGTATTATTTTATGAACCAGCTGATTATGCTTGGCTACATAAATGCTTATTAGAAAAACCAGAAAGTGCACAACGTCAAATTGAAGAACTTAAACTACAAGCCATTGGCGAATTTGCAGAAAGCCAAACTTGCCGTCGCTTAGTTTTACTCAACTATTTTGGTGAACATCGCCAAACCCCTTGCCAGAATTGTGATATCTGCCTTGACCCACCGAAACAATATGATGGTTTAATCGATGCGCAAAAAGTGATGTCGACCATTTATCGTGTCGGACAACGTTTTGGCACACATTATATTGTTGGCGTTTTACGTGGATTAAGCCATCAAAAAATCCAAGATAATCAACATGACCAACTCAGTGTATACGGCATCGGTAAAGAAAAAAGCAAAGAACATTGGCAAGCTGTCATTCGCCAACTGATTCATTTAGGCTTAGTCAAACAAGTATTTGATCATTTCAATACCACATTACAATTAACCGAAAATGCGAAGCCTTTTTTACGCGGAGAACAACCATTGCAATTGGCAATGCCACGTTTTTCCTCCTTACAAGCCTTGGTTACACCACAAAAACACGCCCTCAATGCTTACGACAAAGATCTGTTTGCTCGTCTTCGTTTCTTACGTAAGCAAATTGCAGATAAAAAGAATATTCCCTCCTACATTGTGTTCAATGATGCGACATTACAAGAAATGGCGAAGTATCAACCAACAACTAACGCCGAAATGTTGGAAATCAATGGCGTGGGTACAATCAAACTTGAGCGCTTTGCACAACCATTTATCGCGTTGATTCGCGAACACAAACGCACCATCGCAAACCACACGACACCATTTAAACTGGAATAA